The proteins below are encoded in one region of Triticum aestivum cultivar Chinese Spring chromosome 1B, IWGSC CS RefSeq v2.1, whole genome shotgun sequence:
- the LOC123084121 gene encoding G-type lectin S-receptor-like serine/threonine-protein kinase At2g19130 has translation MHPLYILSLGLLLLPTSCCSSSAPANDTLMADQALTVGDKLVSRNGKFALGFFQPAASTISKSSNNSWYLGIWFNKIPVFTTVWVANREEPIAHPNINSTQLKISRDGSLVIVIKHSNAGTESLVWSTHMVNRTQNSSINTTTTSAAVILNTGNLAVKITDSPLSDLPLWQSFDYPADVVLPGAKLGWNKVTGLNRHIISKKSLIDLGLGSYSLGLDTTGLAILERRKNPAVVFWHWASSKTLSMSIMPVLKTILDMDPRTRDLINPIYVDNDQEEYYMYTSPDESPSSTFVSLDISGLIKVNVWSQSNQSWQTIYTEPTHPCLPPATCGPFTVCSGNPHPSCDCMQNFSQKSPQGWEFEDRTGGCIRNTPLHCTSDKNITSSTDMFQPISQVSLPCNPQSIVAATQSQCEEACLRTCSCTAYSYNASRCSIWNGDLLSVSMDDGVVYTSKDILYLRLAAKDFLPSLRKTKRKPNVGIVTAASITGIGLLMFMLLLLIWRIKFKSCGFLPIYYGNQDSAGGIIAFRYTDLVRATKNFSEKLGGGGFGSVYKGVLNDAKTTIAVKRLDGAHQGEKQFRAEVSSVGLIQHINLVKLIGFCCKGDHRLLVYEHMLNRSLDGHLFKRNDATAVLNWNNRYQIALGVAKGLSYIHQSCHKCIIHCDIKPGNILLDASFAPKVADFGLAAFVGRDFSRVLTTIRGTAGYLAPEWLSGVAITPKIDVYSFGMVMLEIISGRRISSLETSYYTRSSISYHNVEYFPVQAINKLHGGDVKSLVDPQLHGDFNLEEAERVCKVACWCIQDNEFDRPTMGEVVRVLEGLQKIDMPPMIRLLAALTEH, from the coding sequence ATGCATCCCCTCTACATATTATCCCTTGGGCTTCTCCTCTTGCCCACATCTTGCTGCTCCTCGTCTGCGCCTGCAAATGATACTCTCATGGCGGACCAAGCGCTCACCGTCGGTGATAAGCTCGTCTCAAGAAACGGCAAGTTCGCGCTCGGCTTCTTCCAGCCAGCAGCAAGCACCATCAGTAAGTCGTCCAACAACAGCTGGTACCTTGGCATATGGTTCAATAAGATTCCAGTTTTCACTACGGTGTGGGTTGCTAATAGAGAGGAGCCCATCGCCCACCCCAACATTAACTCAACACAGCTCAAGATTTCAAGAGACGGCAGTCTTGTCATTGTCATAAAACATTCTAATGCCGGCACTGAATCCCTTGTTTGGTCCACTCACATGGTCAATAGGACACAAAATAGCAGCATAAACACCACCACCACTAGTGCTGCCGTTATCTTGAACACTGGAAACCTTGCTGTGAAAATCACAGATAGCCCATTGTCTGACCTACCGTTGTGGCAGAGCTTTGACTACCCAGCAGATGTTGTGCTTCCTGGCGCCAAGCTTGGCTGGAACAAGGTTACCGGTTTGAATCGCCATATCATCTCAAAGAAGAGCCTCATTGATCTGGGTCTTGGCTCATACAGCCTTGGACTAGACACAACCGGCCTCGCCATCCTCGAGCGTCGCAAAAACCCTGCTGTAGTGTTTTGGCATTGGGCATCCTCCAAAACATTGTCAATGAGTATTATGCCAGTGCTCAAGACGATTCTAGATATGGATCCACGGACCAGAGACTTGATTAACCCAATTTATGTTGACAATGACCAAGAGGAGTACTACATGTACACTTCGCCGGATGAATCACCGTCTTCCACGTTTGTTTCACTAGATATCTCTGGTCTGATAAAGGTGAATGTGTGGTCACAGTCCAACCAGTCTTGGCAAACCATATATACCGAGCCTACTCATCCCTGCCTTCCGCCTGCTACTTGCGGGCCTTTCACAGTCTGCAGTGGCAATCCACATCCATCCTGTGACTGCATGCAGAACTTCTCTCAGAAGTCACCGCAGGGTTGGGAGTTTGAGGATCGGACGGGAGGATGCATCAGAAATACACCGTTACACTGTACTAGTGACAAAAACATCACAAGTTCAACGGACATGTTTCAGCCCATTTCTCAAGTTTCGTTGCCTTGCAACCCACAAAGCATAGTTGCTGCCACTCAGAGCCAATGCGAAGAAGCTTGTCTCAGAACCTGCTCCTGCACTGCTTATTCCTATAACGCTAGTAGATGCTCTATATGGAATGGGGACTTGCTTAGTGTGAGTATGGATGATGGCGTTGTTTACACTTCTAAAGATATTCTTTATCTCCGTCTTGCTGCCAAAGATTTCTTGCCAAGtttgagaaaaaccaaaagaaaaccaAATGTTGGAATTGTTACTGCCGCAAGCATTACAGGTATTGGGTTACTCATGTTCATGTTGTTGTTACTGATTTGGAGGATCAAATTCAAGTCATGTGGTTTCCTGCCGATATACTACGGCAATCAAGATAGTGCTGGTGGAATTATAGCCTTTAGATACACTGATTTAGTTCGTGCTACTAAAAACTTCTCGGAAAAGCTGGGAGGAGGGGGTTTTGGTTCAGTATACAAGGGAGTGTTAAATGATGCAAAGACTACTATAGCAGTGAAAAGGCTTGACGGTGCCCATCAAGGAGAGAAGCAGTTTAGGGCTGAGGTGAGCTCAGTTGGACTGATCCAACATATCAACTTAGTAAAATTGATTGGTTTCTGCTGCAAAGGTGATCATAGGTTACTTGTGTATGAACACATGTTAAATAGGTCTCTTGATGGTCATCTTTTTAAGAGAAATGATGCCACTGCTGTCCTAAATTGGAACAATAGATATCAAATAGCCCTAGGAGTTGCCAAAGGATTGTCCTACATACATCAGAGTTGTCACAAATGCATCATACATTGTGACATTAAGCCAGGAAACATACTATTGGACGCATCATTTGCTCCAAAAGTTGCAGACTTTGGGTTGGCGGCTTTTGTGGGAAGGGATTTTAGCCGAGTTTTGACTACGATCAGGGGCACTGCGGGTTATCTTGCCCCAGAGTGGCTTAGTGGAGTGGCAATCACACCAAAGATCGACGTTTACAGCTTCGGCATGGTAATGTTGGAAATCATATCGGGAAGGAGGATCTCCTCACTTGAAACATCATACTACACTAGAAGCAGCATCAGTTACCACAATGTCGAATATTTCCCTGTGCAAGCCATCAACAAGCTTCACGGTGGAGATGTAAAGAGTTTGGTGGATCCACAGTTACATGGTGACTTCAATTTGGAAGAAGCTGAAAGAGTTTGCAAAGTTGCGTGCTGGTGCATCCAAGATAATGAGTTTGATCGGCCGACTATGGGTGAAGTGGTCCGGGTTCTCGAGGGTCTGCAGAAGATTGATATGCCCCCCATGATAAGGCTACTTGCAGCTCTAACAGAACACTGA